In the Neospora caninum Liverpool complete genome, chromosome Ia genome, one interval contains:
- a CDS encoding elongation factor 1-alpha, related encodes MGKEKTHINLVVIGHVDSGKSTTTGHLIYKLGGIDKRTIEKFEKESSEMGKGSFKYAWVLDKLKAERERGITIDIALWQFETPKYHYTVIDAPGHRDFIKNMITGTSQADVALLVVPAEAGGFEGAFSKEGQTREHALLAFTLGVKQMIVGINKMDSCNYSEDRFNEIQKEVAMYLKKVGYNPEKVPFVAISGFVGDNMVEKSTNMSWYKGKTLVEALDMMEAPKRPSDKPLRLPLQDVYKIGGIGTVPVGRVETGILKAGMVLTFAPVGLTTECKSVEMHHEVLEQAVPGDNVGFNVKNVSVKELKRGYVASDSKNDPAKGCATFLAQVIVLNHPGEIKNGYSPVIDCHTAHIACKFAEIKTKMDKRSGKTLEESPKCIKSGDAAMVNMEPSKPMVVEAFTDYPPLGRFAVRDMKQTVAVGVIKSVEKKEPGAGSKVTKSAVKASKK; translated from the exons ATGGGTAAGGAAAAGACTCACATCAACCTTGTGGTCATTGGCCACGTCGATAGTGGCAAGTCCACCACTACCGGGCACTTGATTTACAAGCTCGGTGGTATCGACAAGAGAACGATCGAGAAGTTCGAGAAGGAATCCTCCGAAATGGGCAAGGGTTCTTTCAAGTATGCGTGGGTTTTGGATAAGCTGAAGGCAGAGCGTGAGCGTGGTATCACCATCGATATTGCCCTGTGGCAATTCGAAACCCCAAAGTACCACTACACTGTCATCGACGCCCCTGGACATCGTGACTTCATCAAGAACATGATTACCGGGACGTCCCAGGCAGACGTTGCGCTCCTTGTTGTCCCTGCTGAGGCAGGTGGTTTCGAGGGTGCTTTCTCCAAGGAAG GTCAAACTCGTGAGCACGCTCTGCTCGCCTTCACCCTCGGTGTGAAGCAGATGATTGTTGGCATCAACAAGATGGACTCTTGCAACTACTCTGAGGACCGCTTCAACGAAATCCAGAAGGAAGTTGCCATGTACCTGAAGAAGGTCGGCTACAACCCGGAGAAGGTCCCCTTCGTCGCCATCTCTGGTTTCGTTGGTGACAACATGGTGGAGAAGTCGACCAACATGTCGTGGTACAAGGGCAAGACTCTTGTCGAGGCTCTGGACATGATGGAGGCGCCCAAGCGCCCGAGCGACAAGCCTCTCCGTTTGCCCCTCCAGGACGTCTACAAGATTGGCGGTATCGGTACTGTGCCCGTCGGCAGAGTCGAGACCGGTATTCTGAAGGCTGGTATGGTCCTCACCTTCGCTCCGGTCGGTCTGACCACTGAGTGCAAATCCGTTGAAATGCACCACGAAGTTCTGGAGCAGGCCGTGCCCGGTGACAACGTTGGTTTCAACGTGAAGAACGTCTCCGTCAAGGAACTGAAGAGAGGATACGTCGCCTCCGACTCGAAGAACGACCCCGCGAAGGGCTGCGCCACCTTCTTGGCTCAGGTCATTGTGCTGAACCACCCTGGTGAGATCAAGAACGGTTACTCCCCCGTTATCGATTGCCACACTGCCCACATTGCCTGCAAGTTCGCTGAGATCAAGACCAAGATGGACAAGCGTTCCGGGAAGACCCTGGAAGAGTCCCCGAAGTGCATCAAGTCCGGTGATGCGGCCATGGTCAACATGGAGCCCTCCAAGCCCATGGTCGTCGAGGCCTTCACTGACTACCCTCCTCTTGGCCGTTTCGCTGTTCGTGACATGAAGCAGaccgtcgccgtcggcgtcaTCAAGTccgtcgagaagaaggagccTGGTGCTGGCAGCAAGGTCACCAAGTCCGCAGTGAAGGCTTCCAAGAAATAA
- a CDS encoding putative RRM domain-containing protein — translation MVSFPVCVTSTRGLRCAFRGGTVMRMPHHTPDPRVLRPHVLKNCQPALSGEACPVDTELWKRKRRMGASLLALGLQKVPAGPATSYTVGLSVRDIVSPSGEAKETHFGIFPTHSGMCKLTGNSRSFSTEPISHMQEKPATLRLRGLSYRATTDDIAQFFEGYSLAGPPEEAIQLHRRMDGRPTGWASVYFETEQEARRAKQDKHRSYLHGRYIEIFINFETGELEWIHQPTLSENVNRKHHGKDNR, via the exons ATGGTGAGTTTCCCGGTGTGTGTCACCTCAACTCGCGGCCTACGGTGCGCCTTTCGCGGAGGAACGGTTATGCGGATGCCGCATCACACCCCGGATCCTCGCGTCCTCCGGCCGCATGTATTAAAAAATTGCCAGCCAGCTCTCAGCGGTGAAGCATGCCCTGTTGACACCGAACtgtggaaaagaaagaggaggatgGGAGCCTCTTTACTCGCTCTGGGACTGCAGAAAGTACCTGCTGGACCGGCGACGTCATATACCGTCGGTCTCAGCGTTAGAGACATCGTGTCACCCTcaggggaggcgaaggagacgcatTTTGGCATCTTTCCTACCCATTCTGGAATGTGCAAACTTACTGGTAACAGTCGAAGCTTCTCAACTGAGCCTATCTCCCACATGCAGGAGAAGCCGGCTACCCTGCGGTTACGG GGTCTTTCCTACCGGGCTACAACCGACGATATTGCACAGTTTTTTGAGGGCTACAGCCTTGCTGGGCCGCCAGAGGAAGCCATCCAGCTCCACCGACGCATGGACGGCAGACCCACCGGCTGGGCCTCAGTGTACTTTGAGACGGAGCAGGAAGCTAGACGGGCGAAGCAGGACAAACACAGGTCGTATCTCCATGGCCG GTACATTGAAATTTTTATCAATTTTGAAACAGGCGAGCTCGAGTGGATACATCAGCCCACACTAAGCGAGAACGTCAACAGGAAGCACCACGGCAAAGATAATCGGTGA